The following are from one region of the Rosistilla carotiformis genome:
- a CDS encoding protein kinase domain-containing protein, whose protein sequence is MPEDLTPRPNPDVTQDLDAASAHDPRESDFSVVDDDQDLPLPTEIGDYTLTRLIGAGGMGRVYHAVHRPMDRTVALKTLPPSRMRNTKAVERFYAEVRAAARLMHPNIVTAFDAGHKGDLHYLAMEFVEGSTLTETVRETGPLELSRAVDLIRQSATGLQHAHRAGIVHRDVKPSNLMLTPDGIVKVLDLGLATIGSEPDSQRKRGRLIGTIEYMPPEQIEDPSNPDRRNDIYSLGATFFFLLTGRTLYQGGILDQARAHRDEPIPDLFTLRPDVDVRLDQVIRRMLAKRIEGRYSSLAEVLEDLDEWKAGATLSDWTEAGSRWMLPGDHLTDGVEPTTAVGRSSVLGLDVGMFYVAAAMAEAGQPIRLGNAGSNDQPLLQSAVATTREEQTIFGGDAIQLRTKTPQRLAHCVQLYLGTTKLDRHIGDRQCPPEVAIGMIMRHAARNAWQLKGRPAVVAVTVPACYDQARRRSTMQAAQVAGFDSIRLIDRPLAAAQSQLIEEHAALPPPKPSEVCYWLVASLTGLAMEISVVRHVGGRLQLLSSVGDWNLGLLTWQQRVVDLAATDCLRRLRLDPRRDLKDAVGLQLACEKALRQLSIKPQADLDFRLHGRDATVTLKRATFGAACSDLLVHLNGMIGQAIQDSGVEAGQLSNCLTVGMLTRMPQVSDVLRGRIGAHVPIIAVDRPALAAGAASAVMGELPGQTHIFPAPHSCTSHDLGLLVRDGKQKRPRTVPVVPRTTKLPARKTRRLLQSHPGQHPSLTLIESAGWQGDAWRSLGNFHLPDHDGDTPLEAVLEVDANGLLKVGVHDPNTGHVQRVPPLPTPMIDEADLPIWRAWIEKTMR, encoded by the coding sequence ATGCCCGAAGATCTCACTCCACGACCGAACCCCGATGTCACGCAAGATCTTGATGCGGCGAGTGCGCACGACCCGCGCGAATCGGATTTTTCGGTCGTCGATGACGATCAAGATCTGCCGCTGCCGACCGAAATCGGCGATTACACGCTCACTCGATTGATCGGTGCCGGCGGCATGGGGCGGGTTTATCATGCCGTCCACCGACCGATGGACCGAACTGTCGCGCTGAAGACGCTCCCTCCAAGTCGGATGCGGAATACCAAAGCGGTCGAGCGGTTTTATGCCGAAGTCCGCGCCGCGGCGCGGCTGATGCATCCCAATATCGTGACCGCGTTTGATGCCGGCCACAAAGGCGATCTGCATTATTTGGCGATGGAATTTGTCGAGGGAAGCACGCTCACCGAGACCGTTCGCGAAACGGGGCCATTAGAACTTTCCAGGGCCGTCGATCTGATCCGACAATCGGCCACCGGGCTGCAACACGCCCATCGCGCGGGAATTGTTCACCGGGATGTCAAACCGAGCAACCTGATGCTGACACCCGACGGGATCGTGAAAGTCCTGGACCTTGGGCTTGCGACGATTGGTTCGGAACCTGACAGTCAACGTAAGCGAGGTCGATTGATTGGCACGATCGAATACATGCCTCCCGAGCAGATCGAAGATCCATCGAATCCCGATCGCCGTAACGATATCTACAGCCTCGGGGCAACCTTCTTTTTCCTGCTGACCGGCCGCACCTTGTATCAAGGCGGGATTCTGGATCAGGCACGGGCCCATCGCGACGAACCCATTCCGGATCTCTTTACCTTGCGACCGGATGTTGATGTTCGCTTGGATCAAGTGATCCGCCGCATGTTGGCCAAACGAATCGAAGGCCGCTACAGTTCACTGGCTGAAGTGCTGGAAGATCTTGATGAATGGAAGGCTGGCGCGACGTTATCGGATTGGACCGAAGCCGGTTCGCGTTGGATGCTTCCCGGCGACCATTTAACCGATGGCGTCGAACCGACCACCGCGGTTGGCCGGTCGAGCGTGTTGGGGCTCGATGTAGGGATGTTTTATGTCGCCGCTGCGATGGCCGAAGCGGGCCAACCGATACGGCTGGGCAATGCGGGCAGCAACGACCAGCCGTTGCTACAATCCGCCGTTGCGACCACCCGTGAGGAACAAACCATCTTCGGCGGCGATGCGATCCAATTGCGGACCAAAACCCCGCAACGGCTGGCCCACTGCGTGCAACTGTATTTAGGGACGACTAAACTGGATCGGCATATCGGCGATCGGCAGTGTCCACCCGAAGTCGCAATTGGCATGATCATGCGGCACGCCGCCCGCAACGCTTGGCAATTGAAAGGACGTCCCGCCGTCGTGGCGGTGACGGTTCCCGCCTGTTACGACCAAGCTCGTCGCCGCAGCACGATGCAAGCGGCGCAGGTTGCTGGATTCGATTCGATTCGCTTGATCGATCGACCGCTTGCCGCTGCACAAAGCCAGTTGATCGAAGAGCACGCGGCGCTGCCGCCTCCGAAGCCTTCGGAGGTCTGTTATTGGTTGGTCGCTTCGCTAACGGGACTTGCGATGGAGATCTCCGTCGTTCGGCATGTGGGGGGGCGATTGCAATTGTTATCCAGCGTAGGCGACTGGAATCTTGGGCTGCTGACCTGGCAGCAACGAGTGGTCGATCTGGCGGCCACCGATTGCTTGCGGCGTTTGCGACTCGATCCGCGCAGAGATCTCAAGGATGCGGTCGGTTTGCAATTGGCGTGTGAAAAGGCGCTGCGACAGTTGTCGATCAAGCCGCAGGCCGATCTCGACTTCCGCCTACACGGTCGCGATGCGACGGTGACGCTCAAGCGGGCCACGTTTGGAGCCGCGTGCAGCGATCTGTTGGTCCATCTCAACGGAATGATCGGCCAAGCGATTCAGGATTCAGGAGTCGAGGCTGGTCAGTTGAGCAATTGTTTAACGGTTGGCATGTTGACCCGGATGCCTCAAGTTAGCGACGTATTGCGGGGACGAATCGGCGCGCACGTTCCGATTATCGCCGTCGATCGCCCTGCTTTGGCCGCGGGAGCTGCGTCGGCGGTGATGGGCGAATTACCAGGCCAAACGCATATCTTCCCAGCCCCTCACTCCTGCACTTCGCACGATCTGGGCCTCTTGGTACGCGATGGCAAACAAAAACGACCGCGCACCGTTCCCGTGGTACCACGGACGACCAAGCTCCCCGCGCGGAAGACGCGTCGCTTGCTGCAATCACACCCCGGCCAACACCCTTCGTTAACGTTGATCGAATCGGCGGGATGGCAGGGAGATGCCTGGCGATCTTTAGGAAACTTTCATCTCCCCGATCACGATGGCGACACCCCGCTGGAAGCCGTTCTGGAAGTCGATGCCAACGGCCTGCTGAAAGTAGGCGTTCACGACCCCAACACGGGACACGTCCAAAGGGTTCCACCTCTGCCGACACCGATGATCGACGAAGCCGATTTGCCAATCTGGCGGGCCTGGATCGAAAAAACGATGCGCTAG
- a CDS encoding Lpg1974 family pore-forming outer membrane protein has product MLKFHRKRFQVAAWFLLSMGLTSIAQGQFECDASSGCDAVECRAPARWSFGAKALFLERVDDNNRIFWGPNGNFDSDEFDLGFQAGYELYGRYNLDACHALTVRWMSVDHWSESHRDLIGLASAATLNATTPFSFPDITSIDGVHTSDLHSLELGISRRLTEAIRFTTGFRYLEIDDRIGFGFESGGTPTTIDTAAQNRLYGGQVGLESNLFRKGNWSLDGFSQVGLFGNAAKQSTLYDTGIAQLRDTGDRGKLSFLAELGLNARRSLTSQLDLVAGYQVMWVTSVAVASDELVSANFFVPHGVDASDSVFYHGATVGLEYHY; this is encoded by the coding sequence ATGCTGAAGTTCCATCGTAAACGATTTCAAGTAGCCGCATGGTTCCTCTTGTCGATGGGGCTCACTTCCATCGCGCAGGGACAATTTGAATGTGATGCCTCAAGTGGTTGTGACGCCGTTGAATGCCGTGCGCCGGCGAGATGGAGCTTTGGTGCCAAGGCTTTGTTTTTGGAGCGAGTCGACGACAACAATCGAATTTTTTGGGGCCCCAACGGCAACTTTGATTCCGACGAATTCGATTTGGGTTTTCAGGCAGGCTACGAACTCTATGGCCGCTACAACCTCGATGCTTGCCATGCGTTGACCGTGCGATGGATGAGTGTCGATCATTGGAGTGAAAGCCATCGTGATCTGATCGGACTGGCAAGTGCTGCAACGCTGAATGCCACCACACCGTTCAGCTTTCCCGACATCACGTCGATCGATGGTGTTCACACGTCCGACTTGCATAGCCTGGAACTCGGCATCAGTCGGCGGTTGACCGAAGCGATCCGATTTACGACGGGTTTCCGATATCTGGAGATCGACGATCGGATCGGCTTTGGTTTTGAATCGGGAGGGACGCCAACAACGATCGATACCGCGGCGCAAAACCGATTGTACGGCGGACAGGTTGGCCTGGAATCGAACCTGTTTCGTAAAGGGAACTGGTCGCTTGACGGCTTCAGTCAGGTCGGTCTTTTCGGCAATGCCGCGAAACAATCGACATTGTACGACACGGGAATCGCTCAGCTTCGCGACACAGGGGACCGTGGGAAGCTTTCTTTCCTGGCAGAACTGGGGCTAAATGCACGCAGAAGTCTGACCAGCCAACTGGATCTTGTGGCGGGCTACCAAGTCATGTGGGTCACATCGGTGGCCGTCGCGTCGGACGAACTTGTGAGTGCGAACTTCTTCGTTCCGCACGGCGTCGACGCCTCCGACAGTGTCTTCTACCACGGAGCAACTGTGGGACTGGAATATCACTATTAA
- a CDS encoding proteasome accessory factor PafA2 family protein: MKTNAPIFQRLLGLETEYAIRFRPYQDGPPVKQIELYRSLLEKFRERLPTATGSVLEEKHFTANGGTIGFERVLHSGGFGLIEAATPECQSPRDALVWQRAQDRLLRESASSCRDDGELVLIKNSRDSQGNAYGTHENYEIQVTGMLGLACWRVVLLLAATVCLLFWVIMIPLVIVAIPAYLLIAVAVYPFAMMRTEKARRGELFRKFFGDGFDTSEDATPIPRWVERALNRVAMISLSPMLLTIIVASRICLYRRHVRMLTPFLVSRSILSGSGWVSDRGDFLLAQKAPVLRFIFGPLGNHAYPLFSVAHLMDACLIGWFNPMDLFSNLGARQRMQVCLGDCNMAEEAEYLRLATTTLMIDAIEAGAIKNPPRVRRPLRALQAVVRDEPIERAIAVHNGRPMTALDVQRWYQAACRRFVEANQNRPDEAYEVLQRWSDVLDGLAGDRTILVGRIDWVTKRMLLKQAGQNLPLPANRKLDIKYHELSADGYYSLLESAGETEQIVSEQEIQRAMRQPPPTPRAMRRGSFIREFSGTETPVHATWNSIRLGKAFGNRRVRL; this comes from the coding sequence TTGAAAACCAACGCTCCAATCTTTCAACGCTTACTGGGGCTGGAGACCGAATACGCGATCCGCTTTCGGCCTTATCAAGACGGGCCGCCCGTCAAACAGATCGAACTCTACCGCTCGCTGTTGGAGAAGTTCCGGGAGCGTTTGCCGACCGCAACCGGTAGCGTCTTGGAAGAGAAGCATTTCACGGCCAACGGCGGCACGATCGGCTTCGAACGCGTTTTGCATTCGGGCGGTTTTGGGCTGATCGAAGCAGCGACGCCAGAGTGTCAGAGTCCTCGCGATGCCTTGGTCTGGCAGCGAGCGCAAGATCGTTTACTCCGCGAATCGGCGTCCAGTTGCCGCGACGATGGGGAATTGGTCCTGATCAAAAACAGTCGTGACAGCCAAGGGAACGCCTACGGCACTCACGAGAACTACGAGATCCAAGTCACCGGCATGCTAGGCCTTGCGTGTTGGCGTGTCGTTTTGTTGTTAGCGGCGACGGTCTGCTTGCTGTTTTGGGTGATCATGATTCCGTTGGTGATCGTCGCCATCCCAGCGTATCTGTTGATCGCAGTGGCGGTCTATCCGTTTGCTATGATGCGAACCGAGAAGGCGCGCCGTGGTGAATTATTCCGCAAGTTCTTCGGCGACGGATTCGACACCTCCGAAGATGCCACGCCGATCCCGCGGTGGGTCGAGCGGGCGCTGAATCGTGTGGCGATGATCTCGCTGAGCCCGATGCTGTTGACGATTATCGTCGCTTCAAGGATCTGTCTGTATCGTCGCCATGTCCGAATGTTGACGCCGTTTTTGGTCAGCCGATCGATCCTTTCGGGGAGCGGTTGGGTTTCCGATCGCGGTGATTTTTTGTTGGCTCAGAAAGCCCCCGTGCTGCGATTTATATTTGGACCGCTGGGAAACCACGCCTATCCTTTGTTCAGCGTCGCCCATCTGATGGATGCTTGCCTGATCGGATGGTTCAATCCGATGGACCTCTTCAGCAACCTCGGGGCGCGCCAACGGATGCAAGTCTGCTTGGGAGACTGCAACATGGCGGAAGAGGCGGAATACCTGAGGCTCGCGACAACCACCTTGATGATCGATGCGATCGAAGCCGGAGCGATCAAAAATCCACCGCGCGTTCGGCGACCGCTGCGCGCATTGCAAGCTGTGGTTCGGGATGAACCGATCGAGCGTGCGATCGCCGTCCACAACGGCCGACCGATGACAGCACTCGACGTCCAGCGATGGTACCAAGCCGCTTGTCGCCGATTTGTGGAAGCCAATCAGAATCGGCCCGATGAAGCGTACGAAGTGCTACAGCGGTGGAGCGATGTGCTGGACGGATTGGCTGGTGATCGCACGATCCTTGTCGGCCGCATCGACTGGGTGACCAAGAGGATGCTGTTGAAACAAGCGGGCCAGAACCTGCCTTTGCCCGCCAACCGCAAGCTGGACATCAAGTACCACGAGTTGTCGGCCGACGGATATTATTCGCTGCTGGAATCGGCGGGTGAGACCGAGCAGATTGTCAGCGAGCAGGAGATTCAGCGGGCGATGCGCCAGCCGCCACCGACGCCGCGGGCGATGCGGCGTGGCAGCTTTATCCGTGAATTCTCCGGCACCGAGACTCCCGTCCACGCCACCTGGAACAGCATCCGCCTGGGCAAAGCCTTCGGCAACCGCCGCGTCCGACTGTGA
- a CDS encoding class I SAM-dependent methyltransferase, with protein sequence MSAESLLQNYQLIDFGDGRKLESIDGYKLDRPSPAAEWDAPAQADAWQQADAVYDGSSWTIFNEWPESLELDTGAFRLAAEPKPFGHVGFFPEQAANWQWLASLADRLPADCRDAMNLFGYTGGSTLALARVGFRVAHIDASKPSVARTGDNARRSELGDAAIRYIVEDARRFAAREIRRGRKHSVIVLDPPAYGHGTKGDSWRIQRDLWPLLEDCLSLLTPRAAMLITGHSDTICDSDISDWLRQNQPAGLEIEEGRCKIPDSSGRSLDAGYFVRATWHLDSPSTMDLSDDAN encoded by the coding sequence ATGTCCGCTGAATCCCTGCTGCAGAATTACCAACTGATCGACTTTGGCGACGGTCGCAAACTCGAATCGATCGACGGCTACAAGCTCGACCGCCCCAGTCCCGCGGCGGAATGGGATGCTCCTGCGCAGGCCGACGCCTGGCAACAAGCCGATGCCGTCTACGATGGTTCGTCCTGGACGATCTTCAACGAGTGGCCCGAGTCGCTGGAACTCGACACCGGTGCGTTCCGGTTGGCGGCGGAACCGAAGCCGTTTGGGCATGTCGGATTCTTCCCCGAACAGGCGGCGAACTGGCAGTGGCTGGCGAGTTTGGCCGATCGGTTGCCAGCCGACTGTCGCGACGCGATGAATCTGTTTGGGTATACCGGCGGCAGCACGCTGGCTCTTGCTCGCGTCGGATTCCGCGTCGCCCATATCGATGCATCCAAGCCGAGCGTCGCGCGGACCGGCGACAACGCACGCCGCAGCGAACTGGGCGACGCGGCGATTCGCTACATCGTCGAAGACGCCCGCCGGTTTGCCGCTCGCGAGATTCGCCGCGGCCGAAAGCACAGCGTGATCGTGCTGGATCCGCCGGCCTACGGTCACGGAACCAAAGGCGATTCGTGGCGGATCCAACGCGACCTCTGGCCGCTGTTGGAAGATTGTCTGTCGCTGCTGACGCCTCGCGCGGCGATGTTGATCACCGGCCATTCCGATACGATCTGCGATTCGGATATCAGCGACTGGTTGCGACAGAACCAACCGGCGGGACTCGAGATCGAGGAAGGGCGTTGCAAGATCCCCGACAGCTCGGGGCGCTCGCTCGACGCCGGCTATTTCGTTCGCGCGACCTGGCACTTGGACAGTCCCTCCACCATGGACTTAAGTGATGATGCAAACTGA
- the larE gene encoding ATP-dependent sacrificial sulfur transferase LarE, which produces MMQTEAIAQRLIDELQRHPRVVVAFSGGVDSAVVAAAAQRALGDKALAVMALSPSVPQRQSELAAQVAAEIGINLQTISTHETERPDYQRNDGQRCFYCKQTLYQTLATIADEHRDSVICSGTNADDLGDHRPGIQAGRDAAVQTPLADLGITKTMVRQLAKHWELSVWDLPAGPCLASRIAYGEPVTVDKLQRIDRAENWLRDEGFAELRVRLHPGQLARIEVPAARIAELVQPEFRQRMSRHFRSLGFQFITVDIEGLRSGNLNQLVSIGN; this is translated from the coding sequence ATGATGCAAACTGAAGCGATCGCCCAACGTTTGATCGATGAACTGCAGCGGCATCCTCGCGTCGTCGTCGCTTTTTCAGGCGGAGTCGACAGCGCGGTGGTCGCCGCCGCTGCGCAGCGGGCCTTGGGCGACAAGGCGTTGGCCGTGATGGCGCTCAGCCCCAGCGTACCGCAGCGGCAGAGCGAATTGGCGGCGCAGGTGGCTGCGGAAATTGGGATCAATCTACAAACGATCTCAACTCACGAAACCGAACGTCCCGATTACCAACGCAACGATGGCCAACGTTGCTTCTATTGCAAACAGACGCTCTATCAAACGTTGGCGACGATCGCCGATGAGCACCGCGACAGCGTGATCTGCAGCGGAACGAACGCCGACGATCTGGGCGATCACCGGCCGGGAATCCAAGCTGGCCGCGACGCAGCGGTTCAGACGCCGTTGGCCGATCTTGGGATCACCAAAACGATGGTCCGCCAGCTGGCAAAGCACTGGGAATTGTCGGTTTGGGATCTACCCGCGGGTCCCTGTTTGGCCAGCCGGATCGCGTATGGCGAACCGGTCACCGTCGACAAGCTGCAACGGATCGATCGCGCGGAAAACTGGCTCCGCGACGAAGGCTTTGCCGAACTTCGCGTCCGATTGCATCCGGGGCAGCTGGCGCGGATCGAAGTCCCCGCCGCGCGGATCGCTGAATTGGTGCAACCGGAGTTTCGCCAACGGATGAGCCGACACTTCCGCTCGCTCGGCTTCCAGTTCATCACCGTCGATATCGAAGGCCTGCGCTCGGGCAACCTGAATCAATTGGTCTCGATCGGCAATTGA
- a CDS encoding dihydrodipicolinate synthase family protein gives MDPTTLLRPRRKITGISAILLPLLENNEVDWDAFRQHVLRTADAGLTPAVNLDTGYVNLIDEATRLQVLDVTREVLGSGPFVAGAFVGDTPGSTLALDAYKSRIDEITARGATPVIFQSYGLTDQGDAEIVASYEKIGQACDQFIGFELGQCFLPFGKIYSTDVYRQLMLLPQCIGAKHSSLSRTAEWERLALRDQLRPEFKVFTGNDLAIDMVMYGSDYLLGLSTFAPDLFAQRDAYWAAGDPAFYELNDALQYLGFLTFRQPVPGYKHSAAMFLHLRGWIATNKTYPGSPQRPDSDLPILEDVARQLGISLRKGGNV, from the coding sequence ATGGATCCAACCACACTGCTGCGTCCGCGACGCAAGATCACTGGGATCTCGGCGATTCTGTTGCCGTTACTCGAGAACAACGAAGTCGATTGGGACGCGTTTCGTCAGCATGTATTGCGGACCGCCGACGCGGGGCTGACTCCCGCCGTGAACTTGGACACCGGCTATGTCAACTTGATCGACGAAGCGACTCGCCTGCAGGTCCTGGACGTGACGCGCGAGGTGCTGGGATCGGGACCGTTTGTCGCGGGAGCTTTTGTTGGCGACACGCCCGGCAGCACGTTGGCTCTCGATGCCTACAAGTCTCGGATCGACGAAATCACCGCGCGTGGAGCGACGCCCGTGATCTTCCAGTCCTACGGCCTGACCGACCAAGGGGACGCCGAGATCGTTGCCAGTTACGAGAAGATCGGTCAAGCGTGCGACCAGTTTATCGGTTTCGAACTGGGGCAATGTTTCCTGCCGTTTGGCAAGATCTATTCGACCGACGTCTATCGCCAATTGATGCTGTTGCCGCAGTGTATCGGTGCAAAACATTCGTCGCTCAGCCGCACGGCGGAATGGGAACGCTTGGCCCTTCGCGACCAGCTGCGTCCCGAATTCAAAGTCTTCACCGGCAACGATCTGGCGATCGACATGGTGATGTACGGCAGCGATTATCTGCTGGGACTCAGCACGTTCGCCCCCGACCTGTTCGCTCAACGCGATGCCTATTGGGCCGCGGGCGATCCGGCGTTTTATGAACTGAACGACGCGCTGCAGTATCTGGGCTTCCTGACCTTCCGCCAACCGGTCCCGGGTTACAAACACTCCGCCGCGATGTTCCTGCATCTCCGCGGCTGGATCGCGACCAATAAAACCTATCCCGGCAGCCCTCAGCGTCCCGACAGCGACCTGCCGATTCTGGAAGACGTCGCGCGGCAGCTAGGCATCTCGCTGCGCAAGGGAGGCAACGTATGA
- a CDS encoding oxidoreductase — translation MNYPKINSLKTLDAFQSRLDELEIQIPLDAAMQSGDAAPLAQSCDWNGGTIGNRFAILPMEGWDGTTDGRPTDLTRRRWKNFGLSGAKLIWGGEAVAVRHDGRANPNQLVINSDNLAEIESLRTLLVDTHREHFGTVDDLLVGLQLTHSGRFARPNDKKQLEPRVAYRHAVLDAKFGVDSDAAILSDDDLDRLVDDFIAASKLAQQAGYAFVDVKHCHGYLGHELLSGYDRPGKYGGSFENRTRFLRSIVDGIRSEAAGLQIGTRISIFDFIPFEPGPEGLGRPSRTGEYRSAFGGDGTGVGYDLTEPSRLMRLLEELGIQLVCSTVGSPYYCPHIQRPAIFPPSDGYAPPEDPLVGVARQINATAMLKRAHPNLLFVGSGYTYLQDWLPNVGQAVVQQGMADFIGLGRMVLSYPELPADVIAGRTMPRKKICRTFSECTTGPRNGMISGCFPLDPFYKAMPERQQIMALKQQTKA, via the coding sequence ATGAACTATCCAAAAATCAACAGCCTAAAAACCCTCGACGCTTTCCAATCGCGGCTCGATGAACTGGAGATCCAGATCCCCTTGGATGCCGCGATGCAAAGTGGCGACGCGGCGCCGTTGGCCCAGTCGTGCGATTGGAACGGAGGCACGATTGGGAACCGATTTGCGATCCTGCCGATGGAAGGTTGGGACGGCACGACCGACGGGCGGCCGACCGATCTGACGCGTCGTCGTTGGAAGAACTTTGGACTCAGCGGAGCGAAGTTGATCTGGGGTGGCGAAGCGGTGGCGGTCCGACACGACGGCCGCGCCAATCCAAATCAACTGGTGATCAACTCGGACAACCTTGCCGAGATCGAATCCTTGCGGACGCTGTTGGTCGACACGCATCGCGAGCATTTTGGCACGGTCGACGATTTGTTAGTCGGTTTGCAGCTGACCCACTCCGGCCGCTTCGCCCGTCCCAACGACAAGAAGCAACTGGAACCGCGAGTCGCGTATCGGCATGCAGTGCTCGACGCGAAGTTTGGCGTCGACAGCGACGCGGCGATTTTGAGCGACGACGACCTCGATCGCTTAGTCGACGACTTCATCGCCGCCAGCAAGCTCGCTCAGCAGGCCGGATACGCGTTTGTCGATGTCAAACACTGCCACGGCTACTTGGGGCACGAACTCCTCTCGGGCTACGATCGCCCCGGAAAATATGGTGGCAGCTTCGAGAATCGGACTCGTTTTCTGCGATCGATCGTCGACGGAATCCGCAGCGAAGCGGCAGGTTTGCAGATCGGCACTCGGATCAGCATCTTCGACTTCATCCCGTTTGAACCGGGCCCCGAGGGGCTGGGCAGGCCGAGTCGCACCGGCGAATACCGGAGCGCCTTCGGTGGCGATGGGACCGGCGTCGGATACGATTTGACCGAACCATCGCGATTGATGCGATTGTTGGAAGAACTGGGGATCCAGCTTGTCTGTTCGACCGTTGGCAGTCCTTATTATTGTCCGCACATCCAGCGGCCAGCGATCTTCCCTCCCTCCGACGGATACGCTCCGCCAGAAGATCCCTTGGTCGGCGTGGCTCGTCAGATCAACGCGACGGCGATGCTGAAGCGAGCGCATCCGAATCTGCTGTTTGTCGGATCGGGTTACACCTACCTGCAAGATTGGCTGCCGAATGTTGGGCAGGCTGTCGTCCAGCAAGGGATGGCCGACTTCATCGGACTGGGGCGAATGGTCCTTTCGTATCCCGAACTTCCGGCCGATGTGATCGCGGGGCGGACGATGCCGCGGAAGAAAATTTGTCGCACGTTCAGTGAATGCACAACCGGGCCGCGAAATGGTATGATCTCGGGTTGTTTCCCTCTCGATCCGTTTTATAAAGCGATGCCCGAGCGCCAACAGATCATGGCCTTGAAGCAGCAGACCAAAGCATGA
- a CDS encoding nucleoside monophosphate kinase encodes MHSDNESDHPVNEPIDLEIKDAQVIFKSVWKELEQEVGHENLRFPKELILLGGAPGAGKGTQTQFIMAARGLTCPPIVVSDLLVTPEAQRIKDQGGIVGDGEVIGILLRKLLQPIFRDGAVLDGFPRTRVQVECLKLLVDKITQLHAEFQGTELAVNFRRPTIHAMLLFISEATSISRQLQRGREIEAHNQEVAETGIGRPIELRSTDLSPEKAKRRYRVFKEMTWDALQSLKEIYHYHFINAEGPIAEVEANIIGELAYQSSLELDPSTYDRLRGLPLASEITVHARQELVRRLDSYELEHRELFIRTVDTIDRKFMPIIERHALSGQAIVNSEDELFTDPLALWMLIDIFSERGYHAVVDKHIQATPERIDLGTGQIHNRLKTIIRTKISFKGSEIRRG; translated from the coding sequence ATGCACTCCGATAACGAATCCGACCACCCCGTCAACGAACCGATCGACTTGGAAATCAAAGATGCTCAAGTCATCTTCAAGTCGGTGTGGAAGGAATTGGAACAGGAGGTCGGCCACGAGAACCTGCGGTTCCCGAAAGAGCTGATTCTGCTGGGCGGTGCGCCGGGGGCGGGCAAGGGAACGCAAACGCAGTTCATCATGGCCGCTCGCGGTCTGACCTGCCCGCCGATCGTCGTCAGCGATCTGTTGGTCACTCCCGAAGCCCAGCGAATCAAAGATCAGGGGGGAATCGTCGGCGATGGCGAAGTGATCGGGATCTTGCTGCGGAAACTGCTGCAACCGATCTTTCGCGATGGAGCAGTCCTGGATGGCTTTCCGCGGACGCGTGTTCAAGTCGAATGCTTGAAGCTGTTGGTCGATAAGATCACGCAACTGCACGCCGAATTCCAAGGGACCGAACTGGCCGTCAACTTCCGCCGCCCGACGATCCACGCGATGCTGTTGTTCATCAGCGAAGCGACAAGCATCAGCCGCCAGCTGCAACGCGGCCGCGAGATCGAAGCGCACAATCAGGAAGTCGCCGAGACGGGAATCGGCCGCCCAATCGAATTGCGATCGACCGATCTGAGTCCGGAAAAGGCGAAGCGTCGCTACCGCGTCTTTAAAGAGATGACGTGGGACGCGCTGCAGTCGCTCAAAGAGATCTATCACTACCACTTCATCAACGCCGAAGGACCGATCGCCGAAGTCGAAGCGAACATCATCGGCGAATTGGCGTACCAGAGCTCGCTGGAACTCGATCCCAGCACCTACGATCGGCTGCGTGGTTTGCCGCTAGCGAGCGAGATCACCGTCCACGCGCGGCAGGAACTCGTTCGCCGGCTCGATTCTTACGAACTGGAACACCGCGAGTTGTTCATTCGCACCGTCGACACGATCGATCGGAAATTTATGCCGATCATCGAACGCCACGCCCTCTCGGGCCAAGCGATCGTCAATTCCGAAGACGAACTGTTCACCGATCCGCTGGCGCTGTGGATGCTTATCGATATCTTCTCCGAACGCGGCTACCACGCCGTCGTCGATAAACATATCCAAGCGACGCCCGAGCGAATCGATTTGGGGACCGGGCAGATCCACAACCGCTTGAAGACGATCATCCGCACCAAGATCTCATTCAAGGGATCGGAGATCCGCCGCGGTTAA